One window of Perca fluviatilis chromosome 12, GENO_Pfluv_1.0, whole genome shotgun sequence genomic DNA carries:
- the fzd5 gene encoding frizzled-5 translates to MFYRPMASTVRHATCSPGFPRPLVLLLLLFRCPGLTLGASKDLVCEPITVPMCKGIGYNLTYMPNQFNHDTQEEVGLEVHQFWPLVRIRCSPDLLFFLCSMYTPICLPDYRKPLPPCRSVCERAKRGCSPLMSQYGFEWPERMSCEQLPQLGDDSTLCMDQNNSEATTLAPPFPKPTSKGRARPPSPPQCDRECRCRDPLVPIKRESHTLYGQVHTGPLPNCAQPCHQPYFSANERAFTSFWVGLWSVLCFISTLTTVATFLIDMERFQYPERPIIFLAACYLFVSLGYIIRLVAGHERVACGAGSNVGGDQLHILYDTTGPALCTLVFLLVYFFGMASSIWWVVLSFTWFLAAGMKWGSEAIAGYSQYFHLAAWLIPSVKTIVVLALSSVDGDPVAGICYVGNQSLESLRGFVLAPLVVYLFTGSLFLLAGFVSLFRIRSIIKQGGTKTDKLERLMIRIGLFTVLYTVPATIVVACLVYEQHYRPGWERALACSCPSERQRLGVGPDYAVFMLKYFMCLVVGITSGVWIWSGKTLESWRRFVTRCCPCWPQKATAPPSMYSEASTALTGHTGTGLTSGIYHKAVPLHI, encoded by the coding sequence ATGTTCTATAGGCCTATGGCATCTACGGTGAGGCACGCGACGTGCAGCCCGGGGTTCCCGCGGCCCCTcgtgctactgctgctgctgttccgGTGTCCTGGTCTCACATTAGGAGCCTCCAAAGATCTGGTGTGTGAGCCCATAACTGTGCCCATGTGCAAGGGCATCGGCTACAACCTGACCTACATGCCCAACCAGTTCAACCACGACACCCAGGAAGAGGTGGGGCTGGAGGTGCACCAGTTCTGGCCCCTGGTCCGGATCCGCTGCTCTCCGGACCTGCTCTTCTTCCTATGCAGCATGTACACCCCCATCTGCCTGCCGGACTACCGCAAGCCGCTGCCCCCCTGCCGGTCTGTGTGTGAACGGGCCAAACGGGGCTGCTCCCCTCTGATGAGCCAGTACGGTTTCGAGTGGCCCGAGAGGATGAGTTGCGAACAGCTGCCCCAGCTGGGCGACGACTCGACCCTATGCATGGACCAGAACAACAGTGAGGCCACCACCCTGGCTCCACCGTTCCCCAAGCCCACCTCTAAAGGCCGGGCCAGACCACCCAGCCCCCCGCAGTGTGACAGGGAGTGCCGCTGTCGAGACCCCCTGGTCCCAATCAAGAGGGAGTCCCACACTCTGTACGGCCAGGTCCACACCGGTCCCCTACCCAACTGCGCCCAGCCCTGCCACCAGCCCTACTTCTCAGCCAACGAACGCGCCTTCACCAGCTTCTGGGTGGGACTCTGGTCGGTGCTGTGCTTCATCTCCACCTTGACCACTGTCGCCACCTTCCTCATTGACATGGAGCGCTTCCAGTACCCAGAGAGGCCCATCATCTTCCTGGCTGCATGCTACCTCTTCGTGTCTTTGGGTTACATCATCCGCCTGGTGGCAGGCCACGAGCGAGTGGCGTGTGGCGCCGGCAGCAATGTTGGTGGCGACCAGCTGCACATCCTCTACGACACCACTGGCCCCGCTCTCTGCACCCTTGTCTTCTTGTTGGTGTATTTCTTTGGCATGGCCAGCTCCATCTGGTGGGTGGTGCTGTCCTTCACCTGGTTTCTGGCTGCGGGGATGAAGTGGGGCAGCGAGGCCATCGCTGGATACTCGCAGTATTTCCACCTCGCTGCCTGGCTCATCCCCAGTGTCAAGACCATCGTCGTCCTGGCTCTCAGCTCTGTGGACGGGGACCCTGTGGCTGGGATCTGCTACGTGGGGAACCAGAGTCTGGAAAGCCTGAGGGGTTTCGTACTCGCACCTCTCGTGGTTTACCTCTTCACCGGCTCGCTTTTCTTACTCGCcggctttgtttctctcttccGCATCAGAAGCATCATCAAGCAAGGTGGCACCAAGACCGACAAACTGGAGCGGCTGATGATCCGCATTGGGCTCTTCACGGTGCTGTACACCGTCCCCGCCACCATCGTGGTGGCCTGCCTGGTCTACGAGCAGCACTACAGGCCCGGCTGGGAGCGAGCCTTGGCCTGCTCCTGCCCGTCTGAGCGCCAGCGCTTGGGCGTGGGCCCGGACTATGCCGTCTTCATGCTCAAGTACTTCATGTGCTTAGTGGTGGGCATCACATCAGGAGTCTGGATTTGGTCAGGAAAGACCCTGGAGTCCTGGAGGAGGTTTGTCACACGATGCTGCCCCTGCTGGCCACAGAAAGCCACTGCTCCACCCTCCATGTACAGTGAGGCCAGTACTGCTTTAACTGGACATACTGGAACTGGGCTGACATCAGGGATCTACCACAAAGCTGTTCCATTGCATATATGA